The DNA sequence GATGGTTCGCCACTGTTAGTATACAGCCAAAAGCAGCAACAGCTTTTAGCTAATAGATTTGAAGGTAATGGAAACGTGAAAGTTACACTAGCAATGAATTACGGTGCTCCCTCTATCACAACTGAATTGGAGAAACTTCATCATTGGGGTGTTCGTCATCTTATCGTTCTTCCATTATTTCCACAGTATTCATCAACGACGACCGCTTCTGTGTGGGATCATGTTCAAAAGGTAATCTCAAAATGGCGTGACATACCTGAACTATCATTTATTAGGGATTTCCCTGATCACCCTCAATTCATTGAACTATTACAAAAACGCGTAGACGAATCGATCGAAGTAAATGGTACCCCGGATGCAATTGTTGCTTCCTACCATGGTATTCCAAATCGTTATGCTGAATCTGGTGACGATTATGTGAACCGATGCACAAGGACGACTGATGCATTAAGACGTCGTTTTCCAAGTGTCCCTATATTGCAATGCTTCCAATCAAAATTCGGAAAGGAACCTTGGGTTGAACCTGCGACGAGCGACAAGCTAATAGAACTAGCCAAAACAGACAAAAAGCATGTACAAATCATCGCTCCTGCTTTTACAGCTGATTGCTTAGAAACATTAGAAGAGCTTGAAGTAGAAAACCGCGACATTTTTCTCAGCAGTGGTGGCAAAGCCTATCATTATCTCCCTGCCGCAAATGACGATTCACTATTTATTGATTGTTTAGAAAGCTTGATAGTGGAACGATTAAAGGATTCACTTTGATTCGACAAATATTGCGCGAAAAATGTTATTATTTGTTGAAAAAATTCATAAATATGCGAAGTGTTTCGTTTTTTAACACGCTATGTGTGTTATGATAAAGAATGTAAACGTGAAACAATGAGTAAAGGAGAAATATTGACAATTGGTTTGCTTGTTGCAAGCTGTAATTGCAATATATTAATAGGATGGATATAAGAAATATTTTTTTAATTATTTTAGTACAAATAATACTTGTTTTCTTTTTTATCACTTCTATGGCGTTATATAACGAACGTCTATATATATTTGAGATACCAGTTCACTTGCTATTTATCATTGTCCTCAATGTATTATCGCTCTTTCTTCTAGCAAGGATGTATCGCCATACTGTAAAGAAAAAACTAACTTTAACAGAATCTACACATGAACAGGAATTCCATTCCCTTGTCGCCTCAGTTCGGTCTGACCGACACGATCTTAATAACCATTTAACAGTGATTTTAGGCCTAATGAAAATTGGGAATTATTCAAAAGCTCATGAGTATTTAAACCAAATGGTTGGCGATATACATATAAATAATAAAGCTTTGAGTATAAAAAATCCTATTCTTGCTTCGATATTGTTCTCTAAAATGGAACTATATCACCAAAATCAAATTGAATTCTCCGTTCATGTCGAATCAGAGGAAATAACACATATACTTTCTTCTACAGACCTTATCCGATTAATTGGGAACTTATTAGACAACGCCTTTGATGCAACGATGGAATTGACTGAAGAAAAACGGAATATTAATTTTCAAATTTATGAAAAAGATAAAGAAGTTGAAATAATCGTAGAAAATAGCACTGTTCAAGAAAGCTTTAATCGTGACTTTTTCAAAATGGGGCAATCATCAAAAGGGAAAACAGGAAAACGAGGCTACGGACTCTCTATAATTTCAGAAATAATAAAAAAGTACGATGGTAATTTTGATGTGCAATCAGAAAACAATATTGTCATCTTTCAAATTACATTTCCACAAGAGCAAGCTGTATAAATGAGAATTACTTTTGCACTAAGGTAGCTTTTCTATCGGTCTCTTAGGCACCAATTACCAAGGGCAATGAAAAAGTGGTGTTCTTTCACTTTCCCAGTGTCCCTAAGCAATGTGCGTAGCCGTCACAATCGGTAAAAAGCCTGATAGGAGTAGGTTTCTCATATCAGGCGAGCGACTGCAATACAAGTACAAGGCAACGAAAAGTTGCTCTGTACTTTTTCAGTGTCCTCACCAATCACCTTACCTAATCTACTTTATAGGACATTTATACATGATTGTATTAAAAATACTGTGAAATTTGTCGAATATGTGGTACAAATATACTAGGTATTTATTATCAGGTAGAGGAGACAATTTCATGTCATGGTATAGTTATTTTTTATTAAATGTTCCTGAAACATTATTAATGCTCGTAATTACTTTACTACTATTAGGTTTTTCCATTAAAGAACACGCAAAGCCTATCCTACTTGTTGCGTTTTTACAAGGAGCAGTTGCTTTTGCTTTAAGTATTTATATGCAAAATCCATTAAAGCCTTTTGTAACAATTATTACTTTCACAGTTTTAGTAGCCTTCTTATTTAAAAGGACTATGTTACAGGGGTTTACGATCGCTTTAATCGCATTTTTTATTTTGTCATTTTATGAAATTACGTTTTCATTGATCAACATGTATGTCTTTGATGCAGATTACACAGCAATACAAGCAGATCCATGGAAGCGAGTGACTACTGGATTTATCACAATTCAATTACCAATGCTCGTAACAGTACTTTTATTACTTAAGTTTAAATTAAAAATTAATATTCCGTTTTTAATTAAATAGATGGAGTAAAATTTACACAGTAAACTGTAATAGTGAAGTAACAATGAGGTGGTCAGGAGATTATACATCCAATGGCCACCTCTTTTTTTACGAAACCGAAATTATCTTTTTAATGTCCTTGATATTCTCATCAGTTAAAGTATTTTTAGAATACCTTAAGTCTACACTTATATCATGACTATAAGTAATTTTTACAGCCGTTTTCATAGCAACGATAAACGAATCTATGCAATCATATATTTTTACAATTTGGTTTATTTTCTGTTGATTTTCAAATAACTTATTAAAGTCCTTTTCTTGAAATGCACGATAAGTCTGTAAATATAAGCTTGGGTTAAAATTAGTTGTACCCCCGATTATTCCATCACCTCCAGAAAGTAAGTTTGGAATTAAAAATTCATCCAATCCAGACAACACTGAAAAGTCCTTCCTAACTGTTTTAATTTCTTGAATGTATTTTCTCGTGTTTGAAAAGTTACTCACCGTATCTTTTATTCCAACTAAATGATTATATTTTATAGCTAGCTTTTTCACTAATTCTATTGATAAGTTTGATGAGGTACGTTCAGGAAAATTATACAAAATGATAGGTATAGAAGATTGATCCAATATAGTGCTGTAATAATTTAATAGACTTTCTTCTGTTTGTCCTAGAAAGAATGGAGATATAACCATACAGGCATCAATACCAATGCTGTCAGCAACTTGATTAAATTTAACCACATCTGCGACATTGTTATCCCCTGTACCGACGATAACCTTTGTCCTTGTACCTACGAAATCTTTTATTTCCTTTGTATATGCAATTTTTTCGCTAAGAGTTAAATGCATAAACTCACCAATTGTGCCTAGCAATACAATTCCATCAATGTCTTGCTCAATTAAATCATTAATTAGCATTTTATTTGCTTCATAATCAATCTCTCCATTTTCGTTAAACAGTGTTACCAGTGGTGTATATATACCTTTAAACATCGGTTCACCCCTTTTATAAATATCCATCGGCAGATTTTTGAATAGTACTTAACAATAATTTGGTACCCAGCGCTACATCTTCTTCAGTAGAGTATTCTTCAGGACAATGGCTCAATCCGTTTTTACTACGAATAAATATCATTCCAGTTGGACATAAAGCATGTAAATTCATCGCATCATGTGCAGCACCACTTGGCATAATGAATGCTGGTATGTTATATTCATGAGCTGAACTTTCCATTAGAGACACTATATTTTCATTTAATAAAATGGGTTGTGTATTTTGGGTTGTAATAATATCGTACTTTAGGCTTCTATTTTCACAAATATCGTCTATATAATCTTTTATTCTATTAACCGCTTTTATTCTATTTTGAGGGTTAATATCACGATAGTCTAAAGTGAATTCTACCTTTTCAGGTATAACATTATGTCCTCCAGGATACGCCTTTATAAAACCTACTGTTCCACGAATTGTCTTTCCTTCCTCTAAAGCAGACCTTTCCACTTCTTGAATAACCATTCCGGCAGCAACCATAGGGTCTTTCCTTAACCCCATAGGTGTTGCCCCTGCATGACCTGATCTTCCGTAAATACTTACCTTCATCTGATAGGGACCTGCGATACCATTCACTATCCCTACTGGAATATCCTGACTTTCTAGCACTTCACCTTGCTCAATATGTAGTTCAAAAAATGCTGTGTAATCCCCTTTCGTACGTACTGCTTCATGAATTTCATCGGGTTTTGCACCAAACGATTTCATCGCATCTCGTAAAATCACTCCTTCATTATCTATTAACGAATCAACGATGCTATTGTCTAACCTTCCCGCTATCCCCATACTCCCCATTAATCCACCTGCAAACCTACTCCCCTCTTCATTTACAAATATCACCATTTCTATTGGTAGATCGGTTATAATATCATTTTCCTCAAATACTTGTAGTACCTCTAAGGCTGCTATGACACCAGCAACCCCATCAAATTTCCCTCCATTTGGAACTGTATCTAGATGTGATCCTGCTAATACTGGAGGACCTTCCCTCTTTCCTTTACGACGACCGTATACATTTCCTAAAGAATCACTCGTTACATGCAAATTAGCTTCTTTCATCCACTTTATAACTAAATCTGTAGCCTGCCGATCCTCTAACGAGAAAGCGAAACGGCTAACTCCTCCATGTTTCGTTGCTCCAATACATGATAATTGATGTATTCTCTCCCATACTCTCTTAGTATTAATTTCCATCTCAATCCCCCTTAGTAAAGTCGAAGGTATATGAAATAATAACTGCAGCTTGATAGTAAAACTATCAATACTGCAGTAATATATCTTTTTTTATAAGGCAATGATACACAAAAAATGACTTCTATAAATCATAATTTCTAGTTTTCTTGACCCACTTACCGTAGCCTTTCTCTCCGATTACTTCACCTTCCTGATATACTTTAGTTCCTCTCACAAAAGTTGCTAACACCTTCCCTGTAATATTCATGCCTTCAAACATAGACCATCCTGATTGTGCGCGAAGGTTTTTCGCTTCTATATTCCACTCTTTTTTATCATCAATGATGGCAAAGTCTGCATCACAACCTACTTCTATACTTCCCTTTTGTGGGTATAAACCCATTAACTTAGCAGGGTTATATGACATTAATTTTGCAAATGTCGGGAGATCTATGTTTCCTTTGTGAACACCTTCATGAAACACTAACGGAACCATTGTCTCTATACCTGGGCTCCCTGACGGATTATCGAAGACATTTGGTGCTTCCACACCTGGGTGTGGTGCATGGTCAGAAGACACCATATGTATTTTCCCCTCGCGGATTTTCTTCCATAAACCTTGCCTGCTATCTTCACTACGAAGTGGCGGGTTAATTTTAAAATGTGACCCTACTTTTTTCCAATGGTCCTCATTACTAATTAAATAGTGTGGACAAGTTTCTCCAGTAACCTTTACACCTTCAGCTCTAGCTTGCATAATTAAATCAAAAGACCGTGGAACACTTACATGTACAATATGGAGACGCATATCCAAAGCTCGAGCAAACTCGATAGCTGTATGAACAGAAACAACTTCTGTAAATTCTGGTCTTGTTTCATGATGTGCAGCTAAATACGTTTTGCCTTCCTTTGTATACTTATCAACTAAATAATTTATTACCCATTCATTTTCTGCATGGACCATTCCCACCTGGTTCACCTTAGCAATTCTTTCAAACATAGCATATAATTCACCGTCATCTACCGCTCTCATTCCATATGCATGCGCACCAGATGTAGTATGCATTAGCATTTTATATCCTGTAACGCCTTTATCAGCCACTTCAATGATATTATCCATTTTTTCTGGCAATCCAGCTGCTAATAGTGAAAAGTCTACAATTGCCTCTTTTGCCGTTTTTTCAGCTTTAGTATAGATGTCATCAGAACTACTAGGAGCACCACCTAAATCTAATGGGTGATCATTTATAGTTGTCACTCCTCCAGCAGCTGCTGCAGATGTAGAATTCCAATGACCTTCTTCCGCAGTTCCTAATGAATGTGTATGAGTATCTACAGCTCCTGGTAAAATAAGTAGATCACCATAATCTACTTCTTCTTCGGCTGGTGGCATTGTAGATTTATCACCGATACTTACAATTTTTCCATCTTTTACTGCAATTGACGTTCTATCATAAACACCGTGAGGACTTACCACTTTTCCAGTTAAAATTGTATCTACTGTCATACTAATCGCTCCTCTATAATATATTTAAATTTACGATTTCTTAATGCGCTGATAAGACGTAATCGCAACAGCTAAAATAATGATTAATCCTTTTGCAATGTCTTGGTAATAATACGGAACATTTAATAAGGTTAATCCGTTTCCTAAAACCCCGATAATTAATGCACCTACAAACGTACCAGCTAAATTAGGTTCTCCATTTCTAAAAGCAGTTGCTCCAAGAAAAACACAGGCAATCGCATCTAACAGTAATCCATCTCCTGCTAATGGATGAGCAGCGCCTAATCGTGCGGTTAGTACTACTGCTGTAACAGCCAAACCTATTCCACAAATGACATATGACAACATAAGATTTCTTTTGGTGTTAACGCCAGAAAGCATTGTTGCTTCCTCATTACCTCCGATGGCATGAATATATCTTCCATTTTTAGAGTGGTATAAGAAAAAATAAATAAATGCCATAAAAGCTAGCATGATAAAAATTGGCATTGGAATACCAAATAAATACCACTGGCCGATTGCTCTAAATCCTCCTGGTAATCCAGAAATGGGATGGCCGTTTGTATATGCTTGGTTTATACCTGAAACAAGGAATCCTACTGCTAAAGTTCCAACAAAATCTGGAATACCTATATAAGCAACGAAGAAACCATTTACTACGCCAATAATTGCACCTACTATTATAGTCATGATGATAGCTATCCATATAGGAACACCATTAACCATTAATGCAGCGGCAAAAACCCCTAAAGCGCTACAAACATAACCAATGGATAAGTCGATTCTTTTCGTTACCATAACCGCAGTTAGTCCAGCACCCATAATCGATAGCATTGCTATTTGTCGTAACACAGTTAAACCATTATTTACAGTAGCGAAAACCGGACTTAATATTGAAAAAATAATACACAGAATAATAAAACCTATTAGTGTTCCGTATACCTTAAAAAACTTAGATACATCAAAATTAAATTTACTCGTTCTACTAGTTTCTACATTTGTACTCATTCATAATGACCTCCCTATTATTTCTTCTAAATGATCAACCTTCTATTGCATAAGATAGAATTTTGTCTGCTTCTAACTCTTCACTAGTGAGTTCGCCTGTAATTTTTCCCTCTTTCATAACAAGCACCCTATCACAGACGGCTTGAATTTCTGGTATTTCAGAAGAAATCATAACTACAGCAGTACCCTCTTTAGCTAGGTCATTAATCAATTGATAAATCTCCCCTTTTGATCCAACGTCAATCCCTCTCGTCGGTTCGTCCAGAATAAACACCTTTACAGGTCTACTCATCCACTTTGCTAGGACGACCTTTTGCTGATTACCTCCACTTAAGTTTGAAACTAACTGCTCAGCACTTCCTGTTCGTACCCGTAGTTTTTTTATAAGATCTTTCGCTACTTGACGTTCCTTTTTTTGATTTAAGAATGGACCAACGCAAAAACTACTAAGGTTGCCTAATGATATATTCGATCTAATTGATAAGTCTAAAACAACTCCTTGCTTTCTTCTTTCCTCTGGAACTAAAACAAGCCCAGCATCAACGGCATCACTCATATCGTTCAGTTTAATTTTCTTTCCTTCAAGGAAAATATCGCCGCTATTCCTTTTGTCTATTCCTAATAATGCCCTTACCATTTCAGTTCGCCCAGCACCAACTAATCCTGAGATTCCTAGAATTTCACCACGTCCAACAGAAAAATTAATATCTTTTACCCTCGCATTTGAGAGGTTTTCAAC is a window from the Evansella cellulosilytica DSM 2522 genome containing:
- a CDS encoding M20 family metallo-hydrolase; this translates as MEINTKRVWERIHQLSCIGATKHGGVSRFAFSLEDRQATDLVIKWMKEANLHVTSDSLGNVYGRRKGKREGPPVLAGSHLDTVPNGGKFDGVAGVIAALEVLQVFEENDIITDLPIEMVIFVNEEGSRFAGGLMGSMGIAGRLDNSIVDSLIDNEGVILRDAMKSFGAKPDEIHEAVRTKGDYTAFFELHIEQGEVLESQDIPVGIVNGIAGPYQMKVSIYGRSGHAGATPMGLRKDPMVAAGMVIQEVERSALEEGKTIRGTVGFIKAYPGGHNVIPEKVEFTLDYRDINPQNRIKAVNRIKDYIDDICENRSLKYDIITTQNTQPILLNENIVSLMESSAHEYNIPAFIMPSGAAHDAMNLHALCPTGMIFIRSKNGLSHCPEEYSTEEDVALGTKLLLSTIQKSADGYL
- a CDS encoding sensor histidine kinase; the protein is MDIRNIFLIILVQIILVFFFITSMALYNERLYIFEIPVHLLFIIVLNVLSLFLLARMYRHTVKKKLTLTESTHEQEFHSLVASVRSDRHDLNNHLTVILGLMKIGNYSKAHEYLNQMVGDIHINNKALSIKNPILASILFSKMELYHQNQIEFSVHVESEEITHILSSTDLIRLIGNLLDNAFDATMELTEEKRNINFQIYEKDKEVEIIVENSTVQESFNRDFFKMGQSSKGKTGKRGYGLSIISEIIKKYDGNFDVQSENNIVIFQITFPQEQAV
- a CDS encoding dihydroorotase; its protein translation is MTVDTILTGKVVSPHGVYDRTSIAVKDGKIVSIGDKSTMPPAEEEVDYGDLLILPGAVDTHTHSLGTAEEGHWNSTSAAAAGGVTTINDHPLDLGGAPSSSDDIYTKAEKTAKEAIVDFSLLAAGLPEKMDNIIEVADKGVTGYKMLMHTTSGAHAYGMRAVDDGELYAMFERIAKVNQVGMVHAENEWVINYLVDKYTKEGKTYLAAHHETRPEFTEVVSVHTAIEFARALDMRLHIVHVSVPRSFDLIMQARAEGVKVTGETCPHYLISNEDHWKKVGSHFKINPPLRSEDSRQGLWKKIREGKIHMVSSDHAPHPGVEAPNVFDNPSGSPGIETMVPLVFHEGVHKGNIDLPTFAKLMSYNPAKLMGLYPQKGSIEVGCDADFAIIDDKKEWNIEAKNLRAQSGWSMFEGMNITGKVLATFVRGTKVYQEGEVIGEKGYGKWVKKTRNYDL
- a CDS encoding dihydrodipicolinate synthase family protein is translated as MFKGIYTPLVTLFNENGEIDYEANKMLINDLIEQDIDGIVLLGTIGEFMHLTLSEKIAYTKEIKDFVGTRTKVIVGTGDNNVADVVKFNQVADSIGIDACMVISPFFLGQTEESLLNYYSTILDQSSIPIILYNFPERTSSNLSIELVKKLAIKYNHLVGIKDTVSNFSNTRKYIQEIKTVRKDFSVLSGLDEFLIPNLLSGGDGIIGGTTNFNPSLYLQTYRAFQEKDFNKLFENQQKINQIVKIYDCIDSFIVAMKTAVKITYSHDISVDLRYSKNTLTDENIKDIKKIISVS
- the hemH gene encoding ferrochelatase — protein: MEKTAVLLVNLGTPDAPDTKSVRKYLKIFLSDKRVIDLPRWRWLPILHGIVLRFRPKKSAKLYKSIWTKDGSPLLVYSQKQQQLLANRFEGNGNVKVTLAMNYGAPSITTELEKLHHWGVRHLIVLPLFPQYSSTTTASVWDHVQKVISKWRDIPELSFIRDFPDHPQFIELLQKRVDESIEVNGTPDAIVASYHGIPNRYAESGDDYVNRCTRTTDALRRRFPSVPILQCFQSKFGKEPWVEPATSDKLIELAKTDKKHVQIIAPAFTADCLETLEELEVENRDIFLSSGGKAYHYLPAANDDSLFIDCLESLIVERLKDSL
- a CDS encoding ABC transporter permease; the protein is MSTNVETSRTSKFNFDVSKFFKVYGTLIGFIILCIIFSILSPVFATVNNGLTVLRQIAMLSIMGAGLTAVMVTKRIDLSIGYVCSALGVFAAALMVNGVPIWIAIIMTIIVGAIIGVVNGFFVAYIGIPDFVGTLAVGFLVSGINQAYTNGHPISGLPGGFRAIGQWYLFGIPMPIFIMLAFMAFIYFFLYHSKNGRYIHAIGGNEEATMLSGVNTKRNLMLSYVICGIGLAVTAVVLTARLGAAHPLAGDGLLLDAIACVFLGATAFRNGEPNLAGTFVGALIIGVLGNGLTLLNVPYYYQDIAKGLIIILAVAITSYQRIKKS